A window of Zingiber officinale cultivar Zhangliang chromosome 5A, Zo_v1.1, whole genome shotgun sequence contains these coding sequences:
- the LOC121979459 gene encoding mannan endo-1,4-beta-mannosidase 5-like, with protein sequence MAKLVRSQLFLCVLALVAATAAADLPGFVESIDKTFWTEGSTFLFNGFNAHWLMGDAASPLSNGSKVTALFKEAAAAGLTVCRTWAFYDGFSDDSLQVTPGVYHEQVFKGLDFVISEARNNGLRVILSLVNNYNDYGGRAQYVDWARRAGLVVPSVDDFYTHDIVRGYFKDHIEYMLNRMNTFTKMAYKNDPSIMAWELINEPHCESDPSGKIFTAWVQEMATFLKTIDNNHLLGVGLEGFYGSSTPDKVKLNNPNAVQIGVDFMEVHKVIQIDYATVHANPDFWLKGQSEDKKKEFINQWLWNHWKDSLEVLGKPFMLGAFGKTKKDPGYSKQIRNDFYSTVYDSIYSISKNGHKTFTGGLMWQLFVEGMESQDDGFEIILSQDASATALILNQSKKMGELAGAA encoded by the exons ATGGCGAAGTTGGTCAGATCGCAGCTCTTCTTGTGTGTACTAGCGCTGGTGGCGGCGACGGCAGCAGCGGATCTCCCGGGGTTCGTCGAGAGTATAGACAAGACATTCTGGACGGAAGGGTCTACGTTCCTCTTCAACGGTTTCAACGCTCACTGGCTAATGGGCGACGCGGCGTCTCCCCTCTCCAACGGGAGCAAGGTCACGGCGCTGTTCAAAGAGGCGGCTGCCGCCGGCCTCACCGTCTGCCGCACATGGGCGTTCTACGACGGCTTCAGCGACGACTCGCTTCAGGTGACGCCCGGCGTTTACCATGAGCAAGTCTTCAAg GGCCTGGACTTCGTGATATCAGAAGCCAGGAATAATGGGTTACGAGTGATTTTAAGCTTGGTGAACAATTACAATGATTACGGCGGTCGAGCACAATACGTCGACTGGGCTCGCAGGGCAGGTTTGGTCGTGCCAAGCGTCGATGATTTCTACACACACGATATTGTAAGGGGCTACTTCAAGGACCACATTGag TATATGCTAAACAGGATGAACACCTTCACAAAGATGGCCTACAAAAATGATCCCTCAATCATGGCTTGGGAGCTCATTAACGAGCCCCACTGCGAGTCTGATCCCTCGGGGAAAATTTTTACG GCTTGGGTGCAAGAGATGGCAACCTTCCTGAAGACCATAGACAACAATCACCTTCTTGGGGTCGGACTTGAGGGCTTTTATGGAAGTTCCACACCGGACAAAGTCAAACTCAACAACCCTAATGCGGTTCAAATTGGCGTTGACTTTATGGAAGTCCACAAAGTCATCCAGATCGATTATGCAACCGTCCATGCCAACCCGGATTTTTG GTTAAAAGGGCAAAGCGAGGATAAGAAAAAAGAGTTCATAAACCAATGGCTTTGGAACCACTGGAAGGACTCGCTGGAGGTGCTGGGGAAGCCATTTATGCTGGGGGCGTTCGGGAAGACGAAAAAGGATCCAGGATACTCGAAGCAGATCCGCAACGACTTCTATTCCACGGTCTACGATAGCATCTATAGCATATCGAAGAATGGGCACAAGACCTTCACGGGGGGTTTAATGTGGCAGCTCTTCGTTGAGGGCATGGAATCGCAAGACGATGGCTTTGAGATTATTCTGTCGCAGGACGCCAGCGCCACCGCACTCATCCTGAATCAGTCAAAAAAAATGGGAGAGCTCGCCGGCGCTGCCTAG